From Amycolatopsis sp. YIM 10, the proteins below share one genomic window:
- a CDS encoding tryptophan 2,3-dioxygenase, producing the protein MTQAPEYVAYARMDELHQLQHPRSEARGELNFILLSHVKELLFRAVIDDLDCARQALQHDDVPRACLALSRATRTQRVLVSCWESLNGMSADEFVAFRHVLNDASGVQSFAYRTLEFVMGNRPRRQVEAAHQDGHTLLRAELAKPSLYDVALRYLARQGFSMPADCVDGPTTRQHEPSSLVEDAWLEIYRHPERHPDAHRLAEALLEVAYQFSCWRATHLLVVERMLGGKGGTGGSDGASWLRAINEHRFFPELWTFRTRL; encoded by the coding sequence ATGACCCAGGCACCCGAGTACGTCGCCTACGCCAGGATGGACGAGCTGCACCAGTTGCAGCACCCGCGCAGCGAAGCGCGCGGCGAGCTGAACTTCATCCTGCTCAGCCACGTCAAGGAACTGCTGTTCCGCGCGGTGATCGACGATCTGGACTGCGCTCGCCAGGCGCTGCAGCACGATGACGTCCCGCGTGCCTGCCTCGCGCTGTCCCGGGCCACGCGCACCCAGCGTGTGCTGGTGAGCTGCTGGGAGTCGCTCAACGGCATGTCGGCCGACGAGTTCGTGGCGTTCCGGCACGTGCTCAACGACGCCTCCGGGGTGCAGTCCTTCGCCTACCGCACCTTGGAGTTCGTGATGGGCAACCGGCCGCGCCGCCAGGTGGAGGCCGCGCACCAGGACGGGCACACGCTGCTGCGCGCCGAGCTGGCCAAGCCGTCGCTGTACGACGTGGCGCTGCGGTACCTGGCGCGGCAGGGGTTCTCCATGCCGGCGGACTGCGTGGACGGCCCGACCACGCGGCAGCACGAGCCCAGTTCCCTGGTCGAGGACGCGTGGCTGGAGATCTACCGGCACCCGGAACGGCATCCCGACGCGCATCGGCTGGCCGAGGCGCTGCTGGAGGTCGCGTACCAGTTCTCCTGCTGGCGGGCCACGCACCTGCTCGTCGTCGAACGCATGCTCGGCGGGAAGGGCGGGACCGGCGGCAGCGACGGGGCGTCCTGGCTGCGCGCCA
- a CDS encoding aminotransferase class V-fold PLP-dependent enzyme — MTAVRELATGFDTGGAIHLNGNSLGPPRESLIAELDRVVSEQWARRQVQSWFQDGWLDLPRTIGDKLGTLLGAAAGQVVVAGETTSSTLFNAMVAACRLRERPELLVDADSFPTDLYIADSVARLSNRQLVVKSGRDLDVYLAEHGPRVAAVVAAPVDFRTGERRDIGVLTALAHAAGAVTVWDLSHAAGVLPTGLDANDVDLAVGCGYKYLGGGPGAPAFLYVAARLQSTVDFPLTGWHGHARPFAMVPGFEPAPDVDRARTGTPPLLSLIGLDHAIDPLVELGIHELRERSRALGETFVDHLGERRPDLLRELVSPRDAESRGAHLALRVPDAERIEHALAERGVLVDHRHPDLIRFAFAPLYVTHDQVRRAVDALSHAVEGAR; from the coding sequence ATGACCGCCGTGCGCGAGCTGGCCACCGGCTTCGACACCGGCGGCGCCATCCACCTCAACGGCAATTCCCTCGGCCCGCCCCGGGAAAGCCTGATCGCGGAACTGGACCGCGTGGTGTCGGAGCAGTGGGCGCGCCGCCAGGTGCAGAGCTGGTTCCAGGACGGCTGGCTGGACCTGCCGCGCACGATCGGCGACAAGCTGGGCACCCTGCTCGGCGCCGCGGCCGGACAGGTCGTGGTCGCCGGGGAGACCACCTCGTCGACCTTGTTCAACGCCATGGTGGCCGCCTGCCGGTTGCGCGAGCGGCCGGAACTGCTCGTCGACGCCGACTCGTTCCCCACCGACCTGTACATCGCCGACTCGGTGGCACGGCTGTCGAACCGACAGCTTGTTGTCAAATCCGGCCGCGATCTCGACGTCTACCTGGCCGAGCACGGCCCTCGGGTGGCCGCGGTGGTCGCCGCGCCGGTGGACTTCCGCACCGGGGAGCGGCGCGACATCGGCGTGCTGACCGCGCTGGCGCACGCCGCCGGAGCGGTGACGGTGTGGGACCTCAGCCACGCCGCCGGGGTGCTGCCGACCGGGCTGGACGCCAACGACGTGGACCTCGCGGTCGGCTGTGGTTACAAGTACCTCGGCGGCGGACCGGGCGCGCCCGCCTTCCTGTACGTGGCCGCCCGGCTCCAGTCCACAGTGGATTTCCCGCTGACCGGCTGGCACGGGCACGCCAGGCCGTTCGCGATGGTGCCGGGGTTCGAACCCGCGCCGGACGTGGATCGGGCGCGCACCGGTACCCCGCCGCTGCTCAGCCTGATCGGCCTGGACCACGCCATCGACCCGCTGGTCGAGCTGGGTATCCACGAACTGCGCGAGCGCAGCCGCGCGCTCGGTGAGACCTTCGTGGACCACCTCGGGGAGCGTCGCCCCGATCTGCTGCGGGAACTCGTCTCGCCGCGCGACGCCGAGTCCCGCGGTGCGCACCTCGCGCTCCGCGTCCCGGATGCCGAGCGGATCGAACACGCGCTCGCCGAGCGCGGTGTGCTCGTCGACCACCGGCATCCCGACCTGATCCGGTTCGCCTTCGCGCCGTTGTACGTGACGCACGACCAGGTGCGGCGCGCGGTGGACGCACTGAGCCACGCCGTGGAGGGAGCGCGATGA
- a CDS encoding phenazine biosynthesis protein PhzF — translation MRVTTVDMFGAAPGRGSTLDVLVPDGPCDDTALAAAAAHAKRRDADENALVSDVSRAQRTFGSRIFNTDGETPFATHSLAGVAACLVREHTLPTGEVGRAAEAGCQWLWTDGRTVRVPFDGPAVHQELPHDPEVFGSYEGIGHAGGVGRAFNFFRVSEDPRTLPAPDLDRMRELGITDFTLFRWDPDKHEVLARVFAPGFGLPEDAGCLPAAAALGATGLRYTDGDPAPVTVRQVTRRGNESVFHCTGEIRDGQASVCVTSQVWVDRSAS, via the coding sequence ATGCGAGTGACCACAGTGGACATGTTCGGCGCGGCGCCGGGCCGGGGGAGCACGCTGGACGTGCTGGTCCCGGACGGGCCGTGCGACGACACCGCGCTCGCCGCCGCGGCCGCGCACGCGAAGCGCCGGGACGCGGACGAGAACGCGCTCGTCAGCGACGTCTCCCGAGCACAAAGGACATTCGGGTCGCGGATCTTCAACACCGACGGTGAAACCCCGTTCGCCACGCACTCGCTGGCCGGGGTGGCCGCGTGCCTGGTCCGGGAGCACACCCTGCCCACCGGTGAGGTCGGGCGCGCGGCCGAGGCGGGGTGCCAGTGGCTGTGGACCGACGGCCGCACCGTCCGGGTGCCGTTCGACGGCCCGGCCGTGCACCAGGAACTGCCGCACGACCCGGAGGTTTTCGGTTCCTACGAAGGCATCGGCCACGCGGGCGGGGTCGGCAGGGCGTTCAACTTCTTCCGCGTCAGCGAGGACCCGCGGACGCTGCCCGCGCCGGATCTGGACCGGATGCGGGAACTGGGCATCACCGATTTCACCCTCTTCCGCTGGGATCCGGACAAGCACGAGGTGCTGGCCCGCGTGTTCGCCCCCGGCTTCGGCCTGCCCGAGGACGCGGGCTGCCTCCCCGCGGCCGCCGCGCTCGGAGCCACCGGGCTGCGCTACACCGACGGCGACCCGGCACCGGTGACGGTCCGCCAGGTCACGCGACGCGGCAACGAGTCCGTTTTCCACTGCACCGGCGAAATCCGAGACGGCCAGGCGAGCGTGTGCGTCACCTCGCAGGTATGGGTCGACCGGAGTGCGTCATGA
- a CDS encoding LLM class flavin-dependent oxidoreductase — MKHGIVVLPEHEWKAAGERWRAAEQLGYHHAWTYDHLMWRWFADRRWYASIPTLTAAATATGSIGLGVLVATPNFRHPVALAKDLVTVDDIAEGRLICGLGAGAPGHDVGLLGEEPLSPGERADRFEAFVELLDAVLVRGDVDRSSRWYTANGVTFHPRAGDGRRLPFALAATGPRGMALAAGFAQYWVTSGPPGDFSGRPLPEVLPALREQVRGVDAACERAGRDPASLNRIFVADASAGGITGSVAAYEDAAGELAQAGFTDLVVHWPRPDQPYQGDEQVVVDFAEKHLAGKSCE, encoded by the coding sequence ATGAAGCACGGCATCGTGGTGCTGCCCGAGCACGAGTGGAAGGCCGCCGGCGAGCGCTGGCGGGCCGCCGAACAGCTCGGTTACCACCACGCGTGGACCTACGACCACCTGATGTGGCGCTGGTTCGCCGACCGCCGGTGGTACGCCTCGATCCCGACGCTGACCGCCGCGGCCACCGCCACCGGTTCGATCGGGCTCGGCGTGCTGGTGGCCACGCCGAACTTCCGCCATCCCGTGGCACTGGCCAAGGACCTGGTCACCGTGGACGACATCGCCGAAGGGCGCCTGATCTGCGGACTGGGGGCCGGGGCGCCGGGCCACGACGTGGGTCTGCTCGGCGAGGAGCCGCTGAGTCCCGGCGAGCGTGCCGACCGGTTCGAGGCGTTCGTCGAGCTGCTTGACGCGGTGCTCGTCCGGGGCGACGTGGACCGTTCCTCACGGTGGTACACCGCGAACGGCGTGACCTTCCACCCGCGCGCCGGGGACGGGCGGCGGCTGCCGTTCGCGCTGGCCGCGACCGGACCGCGGGGAATGGCACTGGCCGCCGGGTTCGCCCAGTACTGGGTCACTTCCGGCCCGCCGGGTGACTTCAGCGGACGGCCGTTGCCCGAGGTACTGCCCGCCCTGCGCGAGCAGGTGCGGGGCGTGGACGCGGCCTGCGAGCGGGCGGGGCGCGATCCCGCGTCACTGAACAGGATCTTCGTGGCCGACGCGTCGGCCGGCGGCATCACCGGCTCGGTGGCCGCCTACGAGGACGCCGCGGGCGAGCTGGCCCAGGCGGGGTTCACCGACCTCGTCGTGCACTGGCCGCGCCCCGACCAGCCCTATCAGGGCGACGAACAGGTAGTTGTCGATTTCGCCGAGAAGCACCTGGCAGGCAAGTCATGCGAGTGA
- a CDS encoding L-tyrosine 3-hydroxylase: MSRRGVEQVTNGHCPPVLVPRLLFMPPTSHALETWPDAAHGGEPAARELPGYDAFGAHPVDAQQLFWFRWIVGHQVSFVLWRAMCDVVWRHPDDSPGERELELLTACVDGYSAMLLYSSTVPRAHYHAHTRVRMVLQHPSFSGTWAPDYRPVRKLFRGKLPWQHDCAALEEAVARNGVTHDHIAGHLVPDGRSLLQQSAGAPGVTVSREKEDLYDNFFLTIRRPVSHVELVSQLESRLEELATDLTHNGLYPNVGGRHHPVVSGDSDELMKPLVTGVLEVLDRATRLVSETRLEEVRS, translated from the coding sequence GTGAGCAGGCGGGGCGTCGAGCAGGTGACGAACGGGCACTGCCCGCCGGTGCTGGTGCCGCGGTTGTTGTTCATGCCGCCGACGAGCCACGCGCTGGAAACCTGGCCGGACGCCGCGCACGGTGGGGAACCGGCCGCGCGGGAACTGCCCGGCTACGACGCCTTCGGCGCCCACCCGGTCGACGCCCAGCAGCTGTTCTGGTTCCGCTGGATCGTCGGCCACCAGGTCTCCTTCGTGTTGTGGCGGGCGATGTGCGACGTGGTCTGGCGTCATCCCGACGACTCGCCCGGCGAACGCGAACTCGAGCTGCTGACCGCCTGCGTCGACGGGTACAGCGCGATGCTGCTCTACTCGTCGACCGTTCCGCGTGCGCACTACCACGCCCACACCCGGGTGCGGATGGTGTTGCAGCACCCGTCGTTCAGCGGGACCTGGGCGCCGGACTACCGCCCGGTCCGCAAGCTGTTCCGGGGCAAGCTGCCCTGGCAGCACGACTGCGCGGCGCTCGAGGAGGCGGTGGCGCGCAACGGCGTGACCCACGACCACATCGCCGGCCACCTGGTGCCGGACGGGCGTTCCCTGCTGCAGCAGTCCGCCGGTGCGCCGGGCGTGACCGTGTCCAGGGAGAAGGAGGACCTCTACGACAACTTCTTCCTGACCATCCGCCGCCCGGTGAGCCACGTCGAACTGGTCTCGCAGCTCGAATCGCGGCTCGAGGAACTGGCCACCGACCTGACGCACAACGGGCTGTACCCCAACGTCGGCGGGCGCCACCACCCGGTGGTATCCGGCGACTCCGACGAGCTGATGAAGCCGCTGGTCACCGGGGTGCTGGAGGTGCTGGACCGGGCCACCCGCCTGGTTTCCGAGACGCGGCTGGAGGAAGTGCGCTCATGA
- a CDS encoding VOC family protein, which translates to MNGLEIAPRVHHLAIQTDDMDATITWYREFLGATVEWSLDSFSPLTHERLPGIRKLVELKKGDLRFHVFDRAGHSQAGPDPLGYQYQHVGITVDEPEQLVELREQWLRARERVDAGWAREEPPTDIVVDDDGMQSLYVLDPNGLELEFVCFTGADS; encoded by the coding sequence ATGAACGGGCTTGAGATCGCGCCGAGAGTGCACCACCTCGCCATTCAGACCGATGACATGGACGCCACCATCACCTGGTACCGCGAATTCCTCGGCGCCACGGTGGAGTGGTCACTCGACAGTTTCTCGCCGCTCACCCACGAGCGGTTACCCGGAATCCGGAAACTGGTCGAACTGAAGAAGGGCGACCTGCGGTTCCACGTGTTCGACCGTGCCGGGCACAGCCAGGCGGGCCCCGATCCGCTCGGCTACCAGTACCAGCACGTCGGCATCACAGTGGACGAGCCCGAGCAGCTCGTGGAACTCCGCGAGCAGTGGCTGCGGGCCCGCGAGCGGGTGGACGCCGGCTGGGCGCGCGAGGAACCGCCGACCGACATCGTGGTGGACGACGACGGCATGCAGAGCCTGTACGTGCTCGATCCCAACGGCCTCGAACTCGAGTTCGTCTGTTTCACCGGAGCGGACTCGTGA